The sequence ttcctaaacatttcaattttttcctttttatgaaGCATGGGACCTTGCTTTTGGTATTTGGTGGGCCCCTGAGTAAGGTTGTGATGGATAATATGGACTATATAGATAGGTCAGAtaaaatggatttttttttgttattgcaCCTTCGATTTTGGTGGGAAATCTTGAAATTTGCAATAAATGTACCGACGAGACCAAAAACTAAACTCTTTAATACTCAATTGAAGGAAAAGTACTCATTATTCAAAAATActcataacactaccaatatCCACCAAAATCAACGCTCAATCACAAAAAAAAGTTCATTTTATCAACCCACCCCATATAATCTTGTTACCCATCACACCATTACTCGTTGACCCAAGAAAGACCAAAAGCAAGCTTAGCACCTCATTTTTGGTTTACCAATTAATGTACCAATGTGGCCAGATTTTTTTGTTTGGGCCCCCAAGAAGTGGATATGTGTGTTTTTAAGCCCAAACAATGTTTTAGGCCCTTAGGCTTGATCCTAAGTCGAGCTTCGTTTTTAGAGCCAGACCAGACCAGCCCAATGACGAGGATAACACATTATATTGTCATTTTCCATTTTATTCAAAGTTCGAGTATATTATTAAACCATTGAATAAATTATTGTTAGCTTAAATTTATGCTAAATTTAAAACCTATTAATTAAAAtcagaagaaaaaagaagtctGACAAATTACCAGGAGTGTAAGTCTTAAATATGATCTATTAGCTATATGTTGAACCATATATGCTCTGTGATAAAGCAGAGCACACAGAAAGGCTCTATGAACAAAGATCACCAAATATACAGCACATTAGTTTATAATTCTTAGATCAAAACTAAGATAGTAATCCAAATCCAAACGTAACTCCGGACTAGTGAGAAACAATGAATAAATCAAATTGAATAGAAGTACAGCCCGGTTGGAGATCAATGTAACCTTGTCAATTCTTCTACTCTCTTGCAAAGCTCCTCGGCCGAAACACCCATTGCCCGAGAAATTTCTTCCATTTTAGTGCGGTTGAGGTCGAGGAATGACTCTATTAGATCCCCGTCCAAGAAATTTTTGGCTTCTGCAGTTCTTTTCTCATTGTTGAAAGACCTCCATTGCTCATGGCTCAGTCCTCCCACACCCTTGATCACTTTCCTCAAGTTGGATTGGAGCCTCTCCAAGAATACATATTGATCGTGAGGAAGTGAAGCAATGACCCCAATAACACCATTGACAGAGCCAAAAATGACAGTTGGAATTTGACCAACGTCAGAATCTGGTAAACGCATTACAAGGGACCCATGTTGGAACCGGTTAACAAATTCACCAAGGTGGTATTCACCAACCACCTCTAGGCGGCTGCGCTCCTCATCAGTTGCTCCTTCGCTATTTTTTCGAACAGTGAAGAGGTTGAAGTAATTTTCAGCACCAAGATAAATGTCGTCGTCAAGAATTTCAACTGCTGACATCCAATTTGCATTGTAGTCCCGGGCTCTCTCCTCAATAGCACCTTCCTCATGCTAGTACAAGCATAACAACAATCAGCATTCAGAATATAAAGAAATCCTGGTCCAAGTTAATTTTGGCTACAAATAAATAAAGCATTCAAATTGGTGGGGTTTCTATATTGTTCTAGTGGCTAGATTGAAGACGAGCAGTCCATAAGTCATGAAATAGTCTAACCTTGTAGATTAACAGGGATATGGACTTCATCAAATCACCAACAACAATGAAATCTCCACGGGTTTGCACGTAGAGAGCAAGTATATGTCCATGGTGCCCACATTCAGATTGTAACTCACGAGTACCATCATCTCGAAGCGTCCACTTGTATAATTGAATTTTCTGGTTAATAGCAGCCAGCAGCTTTCCATTGAAGGCGTTCAAGGAATAAACAGATCCCTTAGTTTCTTTCTCAGCAATAAGCTGTAGTTTGCCTTCCTcaacaacaaaaaccaatatCCGGCCCTATAAGGGAGAACGGATAACAAGAGATTAATTATAAATAGAAGCTCCTGCTCTCAGATTTtgaaatatatagtttttacTAATACCTTGGTTGGTTCATTTTCTTCCGGCATAACATAGGCAGTTCCAACACAATAATATACATTATTGTCATCTGAGAAAGAGCAGCTAAGAATAGAACACCCGTACTCGTAAGTGTCGAGAGCATAGGTTGAAATGGACTCAAAGGTTTGGTCATCTAACAAGCGAATAAAATGCATTTCAGTGTCTTCTGTGCCTGATTGGTTATATCTCAAACTGCAAATGGCAAATGTTCTTGACTGTTCCTGATGACATATACGGCGTGCATGTTCCCCAAGCGGGATAGAGCGGATATGAAGCTTTTGAATATCATCAATGGTACCAATTGTGAGTTCTCCTTCCTTTGCAATTGCAAGGCTGAcaatcaaaacaaaaataattggGACATAAAGCCATTTACTAACAAcctatacaaactgtggaggtcagtctattttttttttttaaattaccaTATAGATCTTGTTACTTCTTGTCATGTATATAAGAACTTTGAATATACGGAATACAAAAAATCAAGCCCACAAACTCCCTTTACAAGGACTTCAATTATACATAATCACACTATAAGTCTTGTTACTTTAGGTTGGATTTCGTTTCCATCATAGGTTTTGGATGTTCTTTTTGTGGGGCTGTTTTTTCATGTCATtataaattatttcaatatcTTAGTGAAAGCAGTTTCTCGGAAAAAGATATACACACATACACATTATtgtacttttaaaaaaattacgtaaAGTTTGTAAAAAAGAGGACAGACATGGACTATGTATGGGAGTAATTTTAAAACCTTTCGCCATATTCAAAGTCAGTCTTTAATCATTTATGATCAATTCAATGTTTTGCTTTTACACTTTTAGATGAGAttcctataaaataaaaatgaatttcgATTTGAAAAAACATGTTTCAGACTGATTTTGTACAAAAGTTATTTTAACCTTCCAAAATTACTTTCAAATGTGATACTTGAGAGCCCCAAAATACCGAGTAAAAGGAAACAGAAGTACCTGTCCGGAAAAGCAGCAGAATTGAAAGGACACATATGGCTAACTTCCTTCAGATTAACATTGCTGTAAAGTAGTTTCTTGTTACTGCTATAAATGACTGTCGGTCTATCTGATGCAGCAAATACATGCGTAGCATTCTTGGATGAAAACGTACGGAGTGTTATAGGTTGGGTTCCAAGGGAAACCTTTTTCCTATCCATTAGCTCACAAGAATTTGAATTTGTGTTCAATATAAAGTTCAACAGATGGCCATCTCCAAGGGCGCACAGCAAGTAAGATATCTGAAAACAAAATAACATACAAAATTCACGAAAAAGGAAGTAAGCAAGTCTGCAAGTATTTCCTTAGAACTCAAAACACTGTTCAACATATTGAATAGATCCCATTCAAGTAAGGTTAAAAAGTTTGGCAAATTATTGGATATCACGGTTTTTAGTTAGCATAGGCAATACTTGATAATACAAAATCAAGTTCAATTAAGACCAGATAAAGTCAATAAATAAAATTCCATATTGCCAAGAGGTAGGTGACATAGATTCCATAACAAGTTTAAGAATACATCATGAGCATGTATCTTCCTCCACTCCACAACCAACACATTACATCATGGCTTTTCCTTTTATAAAGTAATTCACATTTCAGATCCAGATTTGAACTGACCACACCAAATAAATCAAGGTAGATATAAGGGAAGAGCAAACACACATACCCCTTCAAAAGTACAAAGAAGAACTGAACGAGGTATTATCTCTCCCCCCAATTGTTCCTTGGTAAGGAGATTCAGGTCAGGTAATGAAAATATTCTGACACTTATATCTGTCCACATTCCAACTGCAGCAAGTTGACTACAGTTAGGGTTGTCACCAATTGGGTTTATGTCGAGGCATGAAATCTCATGCTCCAACTGTATATGTTTCTTTTCAACCAATAATCCATCGCAGATTTCTAAATGAACTAAAACACCGCCGCCAGTTGCCAATAAAACCTGACATGTAAGGGAACAAGAAATAATTAATGGTCTTTCCTTTAAATGAAAAGACTTAACATTAGAAAACACAATATTAGAAGAACAAGagcgagactgatatgtgcaatCCTTGGAGATGAAATTCATTCGCTCAAAGATTTTAATTCATCCATGGTACATTAAAAGTATCCGTTCAAAAAGAGAGCAATCACTCCATATCTTATttaaaaagggaaagaaaaaactTTTCATTGAAATAAACTTTTTTATGCCCATGAGTGTTCAAGCCAGCTTACACGCACCTCGACTAATCTCGTAGAACAACCCACctgaccctacaacatttgaGTGTCAAGAAAACCCataggaaattaattcctaggtagGTGGCCACCATGGATTGAACCTTTGACTCCTTAGCCATTTTTATTCATACTATGTCTCCTTTCTACCTCTAGACCAACCCATGATGGTTTCATTGATATAATGAAATGATACTAAAGcacaaattacaaaatatatgAATCATAAAGCTATGTATCAGAATAATCTCTACTTTCACAATTTTAACCAGTAATTCATCTAAAATCAGGACCTGAAAGGCATATTAGGACTCTAAAACTAATAGTCTTTTGGTATGGGATAAAAGTTTCAGAGAATGAAGTAGTGAATATCAGTGAAAAACTTGCTAGACAAACAAAAAATGTAGGAAACGACACTGATTTTTCAGAAAGGAGAGGATACTGAGAGGGCAAACAGTGGCGTAAGGATAAAAACAAATCTCTCTTAAATTCGCATCATGCAGTATCAGGTAATAAGCTGCAACCAGCGTTTTTCAAA comes from Cucumis melo cultivar AY chromosome 12, USDA_Cmelo_AY_1.0, whole genome shotgun sequence and encodes:
- the LOC103488135 gene encoding DNA damage-binding protein 1, which encodes MSVWNYVVTAHKPTNVTHSCVGNFTGPQELNLIIAKCTRIEIHLLTAQGLQPMLDVPIYGRIATLELFRPHGEAQDFLFIATERYKFCVLQWDTESSELITRAMGDVSDRIGRPTDSGQIGIIDPDCRLIGLHLYDGLFKVIPFDNKGQLKEAFNIRLEELQVLDIKFLYGCSRPTIVVLYQDNKDARHVKTYEVVLKDKDFVEGPWSQNNLDNGAAVLIPVPPPLCGVIIIGEETIVYCSATAFKAIPVRPSITRAYGRVDADGSRYLLGDHAGLLHLLVITHEKERVTGLKIELLGETSIASTISYLDNAFVYIGSSYGDSQLVKLNVQPDAKGSYVEVLERYVNLGPIVDFCVVDLERQGQGQVVTCSGAYKDGSLRVVRNGIGINEQASVELQGIKGMWSLRSSTDDPFDTFLVVSFISETRILAMNLEDELEETEIEGFNSQVQTLFCHDALFNQLVQVTSSSVRLVSSTTRELLNEWNAPSNYSINVATANASQVLLATGGGVLVHLEICDGLLVEKKHIQLEHEISCLDINPIGDNPNCSQLAAVGMWTDISVRIFSLPDLNLLTKEQLGGEIIPRSVLLCTFEGISYLLCALGDGHLLNFILNTNSNSCELMDRKKVSLGTQPITLRTFSSKNATHVFAASDRPTVIYSSNKKLLYSNVNLKEVSHMCPFNSAAFPDSLAIAKEGELTIGTIDDIQKLHIRSIPLGEHARRICHQEQSRTFAICSLRYNQSGTEDTEMHFIRLLDDQTFESISTYALDTYEYGCSILSCSFSDDNNVYYCVGTAYVMPEENEPTKGRILVFVVEEGKLQLIAEKETKGSVYSLNAFNGKLLAAINQKIQLYKWTLRDDGTRELQSECGHHGHILALYVQTRGDFIVVGDLMKSISLLIYKHEEGAIEERARDYNANWMSAVEILDDDIYLGAENYFNLFTVRKNSEGATDEERSRLEVVGEYHLGEFVNRFQHGSLVMRLPDSDVGQIPTVIFGSVNGVIGVIASLPHDQYVFLERLQSNLRKVIKGVGGLSHEQWRSFNNEKRTAEAKNFLDGDLIESFLDLNRTKMEEISRAMGVSAEELCKRVEELTRLH